GAATAACTCTCAATCCTAGTGCTCGAGCAAAATTCTTCTTGATTTCCCCAGAACTTGCCCCATTGACAGAAGAAGCGAACGATATGGCAGGTGTATCAACCAAGTTACAAGACCAACATCATAATCTTACAGCCGCTGTGTTATCTcgtgaagaaaaaaacatcagcAAGCTCACGACCACAATTGCAAGCTTCACCAATCCCTTTACTCAGTAAGAAGATATTCTCTTTAATCTCGTTTCTAAAGTTGTGATTCCTAAGGAAATTAAACTAGATCTCTGTGCGCAAAGGACTGAAGGAGATAAACTTTTGAGAACATTTGTCACGAAGCACATACAAGAAGGGAAGGAAAATCTATGGTCACCGATGAAAAACCGCAACCTTCAAACTTGGAAAAAGgcaacaaagaaaacgaaaatcgTTGTTAACAAGAAGATTTTGGAGTTAAAGGAAGACTGATGTTTCTTTGTTCGTCTCATGATGGTGTGCCAATCACGACCAGAAATTAACGTTCAAGAAGCCATAGGCACTTATGAGCTTTCCCTGATGCCAAGGTCGCTTTTTGCAGCAGATGGTGAGATGTTACATTGCTTAACAAAGAGCACTCTGATGACCTTAATTGAGAAAGAGGCAATTGATTCAAGTAATGTGCTGTCTGACGTGAGAGTACGAAAGAAAGTGGTCATTGTTGATGGAATGGCAGAGGGACAGTCACTTGATAAACCAGCTGTCATAACAAGCTGTGCTCATCTGTCACAAAAATTCCCATTGTTTATGTGTCTTTGTATgtagatatttattttgcttgtagatattattttcattcacaaaaaaattcctactatttatgttttttgcatgtaaatatttaatcgtttctcttcattatcttaaattcattaggagtattgtttgtaattatttgtgGTCTTAATCCGTcgtatctttaaaaaaaatgtcactagtATATTAGTCGTTATTGTCCTAGGAATTTGTGTGTAGCATTGTTTAGCTTCAATGTATTGTATTTCTTAAGAAAAGATTGTAAATTTATTCGTTTAGAAAAGTTCACTGTGATTACGTTATTGTAACCGTAGTAATGGAAGTGTTGCGTTTAAAAAGTAAGTTTATTAGTAAGTGTTAATTAGAGAATAAATTGCTATGTATTTAAATTGAGGTCAGGACGTTTGAAGGTGGTGGGTTTTTGAACAGTCAGTTGAGAGAAGGTAAACTAGAGAGGAGAATTTGAAGTGTCTGAGGGCAGAATCGCTGAAACAAACACTGCTGAGAACCATTAGCAGGACCCCAACCGTGTGTACATGACAAAGAAACCATTTGTCGACGGTGGAGAAACGAAGAGCGACGACATCAATTATAGCAGACACAACATTGACAAACGTTATTGAAGAGGAAAGAGTGAAAGAGAGCTAGGCGCCATAGTGCAGAATGGAAAAGAAGAGCCGGCGTGAAATTATTACTGTGCAGAACGAAGATAAGGAAAGGAGAAATCGACGCTAAATTTCCGGTGGGTTATTGGGTTATTGGTGGAGAAGAAGAAGATTCAAGGACAAGGAAAGAAGAACTGAACTAGTAGTAACTTAGTATAAGTAattaagtagtttaaaaattgatagttatTTTACGTTTCCGTTAATTGTTGTATATAATTGTgtatgtattctaaatttattaaacttatagTACTAGTTAGGCTTTTGGTGTGTTGCGGGTTTGTGGGAAGGGTTTTGTACGGTCATGTTTCCCAAGAGTGTCGTACAAGGGGAAGATCCACGTCACATtttggtgtcagaagtgggactaTTTTCCCTTGGTCTTTTTCCTCGTGCATTACTCAGCCGCAAAGATGCAACACATTAATATTAGGAATTAGTATGGCTGAGAAAAGCCCTGTTTACAAATCATGGCCTTTAGAAGAACTTAGGGCCGAAGCTAGGAAACAGTTTATTCTTTTTACCCAAAAGGATGGGGTTAAGACTCTAGCAAGTAAGCTCAGGACGCACAATAGACTAATGTCCGAGAAAGAACGTACTACGGAAGAAAAAGCGGACTACGAGGAAACCCCGGACGAAGAGAAAGCAAGTGATTTAACGTTTGACCAGCGGTTACAGCTGTTGCAATTGGAAAGACAGATTAGGATAGAAGAAAGGGAGGCAGAAAGGGAGAAACGTGAATATGAAAGGAAAATTGAAAGAGAGAAACGAGAATACGAGAGACAGAAAGCACAGGAGGAAGAGGAAAGGTTAGTTAGGGAGGAGGAACGACTTAGAAAGCTTAGGAATGAGAAGGAAGAGTTTGCTATCAGAGAAGCTGGGAGACAACAAAGCAGCGTTAGAAAACCTAAGTTTATTAAAATAAGGGAGATGAGAGAGGGTGAGGACATTGATGATTATTTTCGAATTTTTGTAATGACTGCCAAGGCTCAAGGGCTACCCGAAGACGAGTGGGTTGGTAACTTAGTTCCCAAACTCACTGAGAAGGCCAAGTCCATTTATTTGGAAATTCCAGATCCCGCAGCACAAAATTACGAAGAAAGCAAATCAATTATCATTAAGGGTTACCAATTAACAGTGGATCATTATAGATATAGGTTTAGAACTTCAGAGAAGAAACCAGATGAGGATTTTGTCCAGTGGGGTTACAGGACACGAAGATATCTAAATCGATGGATGGCAGTGGCTGAGGCTACGGGTGATGTAGAAAAGATATTAGAACAGTTCATGATCAAACGTCTTCTTGACGCAGTGAGTCCAGAACTTAGGGCGTGGCTAAAGGAGCAAAAGCCTAAAACAGCAGAAGAACTAGGGAATCTCGCAAACTTACACGTTCAGTCCCGAAAAGGTCCCCTCGTGGAAGGCAGGTATGCTTCCTTTGGTAAGAATAAGGGGGATAGTTTTCAAAGGCAACCACAAATCAAAAGGGAGCCTCCTATAAAGGAACAAGCTCCAGGAGAACAAACAAAGCCCGTCATTACTCCCAGTAGGAGGAATAATAAGTTGCCAGTCACATGCTATAAATGTGGGAAGCCAGGTCATATGTCTTTCAATTGTGTTAAAGGTAATTACAAGCCGGCACAAGGGTACTTACTATGTGCGACTCCCTTAAAATCACACGAACTAGAATTTCCATCATGTAATGTTCAAGGAAAAATTGAGGGTAAATCAGCAGAAATGGTTGTTGATTCGGGTTGTACAAGAACCCTGGTGCATAAGAAGTTTGTTAAAAATTGTTCTTTAACTGGGGAGGAAATGTCAGTCTTGACAGCAACGGGTGAACGTCTTATTGTGCCCCTGGCCAAAGTTGAAATTGAAAGTGGACAGGGAAAACATGTTGAGTTGGTTGGGGTGCTGGATAAATTACCCGTAGATTGTCTACTTGGTAGATCATCTTTTGGACAAACTCTTACCAAAGAAAACGTCTTTAAGCAGTGGGAACTtgctattattttttcattttttcctttctaTTTTTGTGTGCCCACCCCAAAAATAGACTTCTTCGGGGGGGGGAAGGTGTCACAAAAATTCATCTTGCTGAACATTTTAAAGAAAAGGTTCTCCAGAAGTACTTTGAAAGTGATGAATTACACTTGGTCTTTGACAGATATGACGTTTCTTTTTCCCTGAAATCTGCTACTCGAGTACGAAGGCAAGGTGATCAACAACCAGGCTAATACTGTGCAACAGACTCCACTCATATTGCCAAGGTACCCATGAAACGTTTGCTCTCTCACGAAAGAACCAAGATGGAATTGACGGAGTATTTATCAGCCAAGATGATCCAAAGGTCAGAATGCATGGGAAAGAATGTTATTGTGGCCTGGGGGTGTAACTGTCAAGGAACTCACCTTGATGTTGTGCATCTGAGAAGCAGTCAAGAAGAGGCAGACACCAAGATCATTCTCCACGCTGTTGATGCTGCTTCCCGTGGTGCAACTGAAATTACCATCCATTCACCAGATACCGATGTTTTTGTCCTGGCCTTAAGAAGATATCCACATCTCTGTAGGTTACACACGTGGACATTTACATAATCGTGTAAAAGGACATAAACAACAATCCTCCGCCATTGCCAAACACTATAAGAACGTACACGGGACAATGCCCCAGGGCCTGCTAGAGTGTTTCAAAGtgcttaagaaatgcaaaaacaaatttgactgcttagtgtacgaaatgctttttataagatcgttaaagccaaatctcaaCGTGCAAGCAAACTCCATTCGTAcgaaagtatttttataatcttttttaaaaaaattacaatcttCGCACCCTCTTTTGTTAATTCTTCGCGCCACAACCGctttaaatgttgcaatttgcatgatctttttaatattttccttgataatggagtcatgaACACTCCAAAACGTCGGATTATATCGTTAGTTTTTACAGTTTGATATTTACATCAGATTTTAAAATGCCAATAAAACAGCTCGGTGTAAGCGTCAAGAGTGCCACCAGAATTTTTCGATAAGACCCTGTTACCGACTACAAGTCCACTGCACCTGAAAAAGGTTTTGTATGCCCCTCTACTACATTAATGGTTGACTATATCTTCGTTTTACATTTTACTTAACAGCTGATGCCTGGTTACTCGAACCTCCTTGGGAAATCAAAATAATATGGTTTATGTTATCGAGCATAAACTGAAGTAAGTCAGAAAATGACCTGAAGGGAAAACAAGTTTACCAATAGTTGGCAGGAGATTCAAGTTATCAGGAGTCAACTAACTGTTATTTGTCTTCTCTTTGTTTGGGGCTTTGGAAATTTCTGTAACAAACATGAGATACATCCTTTATCTTCTTTGAACAAGTGGCATTAATAAAGTGAGCAAAATCAAGCAGCTACAGCTCGAGTTGACATTAAACAGATTTAAACATTCCTTACTCAGAATTCAAAGATTGGTTGCTACAAATTTTAGCATTGCAATCCACTAAAGGAAATTTAGGATTCAGGGTTCAGGCACTTATGGCATCAGATTCATAACCTAGAAGACATATTCTCCAGCCCATACAATAAAAGTAGTTCGATTACAGTCTGACCTGACAGAaaaaacatgaagaaaaaaatatttattaaataCTGCAGGCCCTTATTTACACCTACTAATCAGTATAACAGCGTCTTGAATACACAGTACTATTGTCAAAACATGGAGCAACCTCTGTTAATATTATGTGAAAAGCTCAATGTGTCAAAACAATTCAGTAGGACACATATTTGACGACTCATGTCTTTGCCAGCCTTTTGTTCCTTGAATAAAGTTTTGGtgttcattgttgttgttattgttgctgGGGTAATTGGTAAACCCCTAATATAAACATCTGTAGAATGTAACACATGAAAAATAACATCTGTAACACATGAACAACAAAGTACAAACAATAGAGAGAATTTTTAACAGTAGGTCAAATATTTGAAGACTCGTGTCTTTGCCAgctttttttccttgaataaagTTTTGTTGTTCATTGTTGTCGTTATTGTTGCTGGGGTAATTGGTAAATAACCCCCAACATAAACAACACATGAAAAATAACATCTGTAACACATGAACAACAAAGTACAAACAATAGAGAGAATTTTTAATAGTAGGTCAAATATTTGAAGGCTTGTGTCTTTGCCAgctttttttccttgaataaagTTTTATtgttcattgttgttgttattgttgctgGGGTAATTGGTAAATAACTCTCAACTGatcaaaaataacaatttactCCTCTGGACGGTTCATTAGAGCTTGAGGGCTTGTATCAACAGGGAAGTCGTTTTTAGTATAGCGCTGAACATAAAATGTAACTGTTAACCTCTCTGTCTTCATGTAGTAGTCATTTTAAAAGGAGTATTCCTCGTCACAACCACAAGTGATCTTCCATTGAACACTGACAGCAATTTGTTACCCGATTTTGATGGAACTTTCTTCAAGTGCCTGTGGGCAATAAATTTTTCCCCTGAGAATCGTGAAGGTGAGAATAGCTTGACAAGAGAATGCCTTTCTGTTATTGTGATAGAAAGTCGTGAATGTGTGAGTGTTACGTCGCCCCAGTATCCCCTGATGAGGGTAAGTACATGGCGAAACACAGCCCACGGAAAAAATAGAACAACAGGATTCACTAATCCCGTGGCTTTGGATCTGTTAAGCTTTGAAGCTATACATTTGCCGATTTCTTTTAAGTAGGAGTCTATTAAAGGCCCAGCTAGCTCCAATTTGTTGCCAATGACTTCCTCTAGCTGGCCATCCATTTGTGCCATACCATATTTGGGCTTGTTTTCGGCTTTCCTAACGCACTTTATCCACCTtttttcaactgaaaatttcatttcaacaaCAGAAGAATTCCAAAATCCAGATCCACGTTCCGTTTCTGTCGTTAAACATCGTAAATCTAATCTTGAATCTTCGTTTTCGTTAGCCACTACATCTGCCATCTTTGTTTGTTGTGGCAATGGGACTGGTATATACCGCTGAATTTTGCGAGCCAGTGACTCTGGTTTCTTTGCCATTGCCTTTGCTACTTCAGTCTGTTTTGGAAATGACCCACAAGAAATTACATATGCTAAACCCCTTCTGAGAAGCCACTTCATTGCATGCTTAGAAGATCACAAGATGATGCCATTTCCAATGACAGAGAGAAGAGTGCAAAGGACCCTTTCTGTATCAAAAGCTGTGGCACCAATCTACTGTATATGCAAGATGCCAAATGATGTAACGCCTATGTGCAATGTTACCATTCTAATGACTGGTAGCACCTTAAGTGTGTGTTAACATGCCACCCTGAGCTGTAGAATTTAACAACTCATGGAAATGCAATAAAATAAAGCTTTAAAAATGGTAGCCCAACATTCGTTTTCCATTTAAGTGGAGTCTTCCTGTGACTGTAGAACTACCTACATAGAACTAACATAGGTTGCCTGAGAGAGTGTTCAGTCAGTAAAGAAATGATAGGCACAAGTGTTGCTGTTAGTAACAAAGTATTTTTTGGTATATCTTTCTTCAGAGATTCCCTCATGCTGTATAAAACAGGGTACGGCTTAGACCTGACAGGCTCACTAGACGTGAGGTTGAGGTTCATGGTTCCGGGAGCTTCGGTGAACAGGCTTGAAAACTCGCCAAATCTAGAAATTCTGCACGCTCAGTGTCGCTAAGACCAGGACCTGGCATGACATCTGCAACTGATTCCTTCGCCACATATCCACCATTTTCTAGGAAGCCATTATCATCTTCATCCGAATCCAATTCAAGTTCCTTTGTCTCGTCACTGAGGATAACACTTGTCACTAGTCCCTCTGCGATTGTGGCTGCAGCCTCTTCAAGTTCCTCTTCTTGCTCGATGTACGCTTTTAAGAGGTTAGCATGGTAGACCTTCAGCTTGCCTTTCACTCTAACTTTGTAATCACTGATGCCTACTACAGCGCTAACTTCGTAgggacctttccactgcatcAGCAACTTGTTCAGTCGGTAGCAACACAAGAACCTTATCTCCAGGCTGGAACTTTCTtactttagtcttgcgatcaTA
This genomic window from Acropora muricata isolate sample 2 chromosome 2, ASM3666990v1, whole genome shotgun sequence contains:
- the LOC136907671 gene encoding uncharacterized protein gives rise to the protein MKFSVEKRWIKCVRKAENKPKYGMAQMDGQLEEVIGNKLELAGPLIDSYLKEIGKCIASKLNRSKATGLVNPVVLFFPWAVFRHVLTLIRGYWGDVTLTHSRLSITITERHSLVKLFSPSRFSGEKFIAHRHLKKVPSKSGNKLLSVFNGRSLVVVTRNTPFKMTTT